One window of the Salvia splendens isolate huo1 chromosome 1, SspV2, whole genome shotgun sequence genome contains the following:
- the LOC121795285 gene encoding pentatricopeptide repeat-containing protein At1g02370, mitochondrial-like — protein sequence MVNLSRQLAAGAPAFVRRLSTEVRAAAAPQQGDRLYRRLSALGRNPGMVARTINEYIREGRTIRKVELERCINELRKYKRYRDALEIMEWMELRKFNFNHSNYAIRLDLTAKAKGIAAAEDYFNSLSPSNVVHCVYGSLLNCYCNEKMADKALDIFAKMVEQNMVLKSLPFNNLMSMYCRLGQYEKVLILGEEMKKGNIQPDTCTYNLLMNSHANQNDIEGAERVFEEMKLENGKQCNWTSYSNLANIYIKAGYQEKAKLALQNVEKEMDSHDREAYHFLISLYAGVSDLDSVHRVWKSLKSTLAVTTNRSYLVVLQALGNLGDIEGMTKCYKEWEAVCSSYDLKLAVAVIRAYLRYDMGEEAETVLEVAMRRSEGPFVYAWEQLMIFYLNKNQIRPALQHMETAASIAHENKWQPRSETIDKFLNYFKQERDVSLAEEFYHLMKRVNCVDSRLYESLIETYKASGETMPDMCSRMEADGVELSSDIEQLLASP from the exons ATGGTGAATCTCAGCCGTCAATTGGCCGCCGGGGCTCCTGCATTCGTCCGGAGGCTCTCTACGGAGGTGAGAGCCGCGGCGGCGCCCCAACAGGGAGACCGTCTGTATCGGAGATTGTCTGCTTTGGGGCGCAACCCTGGAATGGTGGCACGCACCATAAATGAGTACATACGCGAGGGAAGAACCATCAGAAAAGTTGAGCTCGAGAGGTGCATCAACGAACTCCGCAAATATAAACGATATCGCGACGCTCTCGAG ATAATGGAGTGGATGGAGCTTCGGAAGTTTAACTTCAATCACAGTAATTATGCAATTCGTTTGGATCTGACTGCAAAAGCGAAGGGGATAGCTGCAGCTGAAGATTACTTCAATAGCCTATCTCCAAGTAACGTGGTCCATTGCGTTTATGGCTCGCTTCTAAACTGCTATTGTAACGAGAAGATGGCTGATAAGGCATTAGATATTTTTGCTAAGATGGTTGAACAGAACATGGTTCTCAAATCATTACCTTTCAACAATCTTATGTCCATGTATTGTAGATTGGGGCAATATGAGAAGGTGCTCATCTTGGGAGAAGAAATGAAGAAGGGGAATATCCAACCAGACACGTGTACTTACAACTTATTGATGAACAGCCATGCAAATCAGAATGATATTGAGGGAGCAGAAAGAGTTTTTGAAGAGATGAAATTGGAAAACGGGAAGCAATGTAATTGGACATCATATAGTAACTTGGCGAATATCTACATCAAGGCTGGATATCAAGAAAAAGCTAAGTTGGCTCTGCAAAATGTAGAGAAGGAAATGGATTCACATGATCGTGAGGCATACCATTTCTTGATCAGCTTGTATGCTGGGGTATCTGATCTCGATTCCGTTCACCGTGTTTGGAAGTCCTTGAAGTCAACATTAGCCGTCACAACGAACAGAAGTTATCTAGTCGTGCTTCAGGCTCTCGGTAATCTGGGCGACATCGAAGGGATGACAAAATGCTACAAGGAATGGGAGGCCGTGTGCTCCAGCTACGATCTGAAGTTGGCTGTTGCAGTTATACGCGCTTATTTAAGATATGACATGGGCGAGGAAGCTGAGACGGTTCTTGAAGTTGCGATGCGTAGATCAGAAGGGCCTTTCGTCTATGCCTGGGAGCAGCTTATGATTTTCTATTTGAACAAAAATCAGATTAGACCTGCTTTGCAGCACATGGAAACGGCTGCATCCATAGCTCACGAGAATAAGTGGCAACCTAGATCTGAAACCATAGACAAATTCTTGAACTATTTCAAGCAAGAGAGAGATGTAAGTCTTGCCGAGGAGTTCTACCATTTGATGAAAAGGGTAAACTGTGTGGACAGCCGTCTGTACGAGTCGTTAATTGAGACATATAAAGCTTCTGGAGAAACCATGCCCGATATGTGTTCGAGGATGGAAGCAGACGGGGTTGAGTTAAGCAGTGATATCGAGCAGTTGCTAGCAAGTCCGTGA
- the LOC121767364 gene encoding ATP-dependent zinc metalloprotease FtsH-like codes for MLPDVGLEYVRWYTSWWPSRSGEDIISKAVAGEAGVNFFSVPASQFVEIYVGVGASCVRALYQDARDNAPSVIFIDELDAVGRARGLIRGLVGKSLLVWLDGFEGRGEIITIASTKRRDILDAAVLSVGLCGEDIISKAVAGEAGVNFFSVPASQFVEIYVGVGASCVRALYQDARDNAPSVIFIDELDAVGRARGLIRGLVGKSLLVWLDGFEGRGEIITIASTKRRDILDAAGSTGKQTYPSLD; via the exons ATGTTGCCTGATGTTGGGTTGGAATACGTCAGGTGGTATACTTCTTGGTGGCCCTCCAGGAGTGGGGAAGACATTATTAGCAAAGCTGTTGCTGGTGAGGCAGGTGTAAACTTCTTCTCCGTACCTGCATCTCAGTTTGTCGAAATATATGTGGGAGTTGGTGCTTCCTGTGTACGAGCGCTCTATCAAGATGCAAGGGACAAT GCTCCATCTGTTATTTTCATCGATGAACTGGATGCTGTTGGAAGAGCACGTGGTTTGATAAGGGGTCTGGTGGGAAAGAGC CTTCTTGTGTGGCTGGATGGGTTTGAAGGCAGAGGAGAAATCATTACCATTGCTTCTACAAAGAGGCGTGACATTTTGGATGCAGCAG TACTTTCAGTTGGTTTATGTGGGGAAGACATTATTAGCAAAGCTGTTGCTGGTGAGGCAGGTGTAAACTTCTTCTCCGTACCTGCATCTCAGTTTGTCGAAATATATGTGGGAGTTGGTGCTTCCTGTGTACGAGCGCTCTATCAAGATGCAAGGGACAAT GCTCCATCTGTTATTTTCATCGATGAACTGGATGCTGTTGGAAGAGCACGTGGTTTGATAAGGGGTCTGGTGGGAAAGAGC CTTCTTGTGTGGCTGGATGGGTTTGAAGGCAGAGGAGAAATCATTACCATTGCTTCTACAAAGAGGCGTGACATTTTGGATGCAGCAGGTTCGACCGGAAAACAGACATACCCAAGTCTGGACTGA
- the LOC121740831 gene encoding cylicin-1-like isoform X2, with protein MEGAGASIKKRRSQTSRRPRPEGQPLSDQSPLSVAPGSDDMGKVSSDENIGDGNSGGKMFNLSQCVSRSLPVGGSNGAASNGTCNGAGSENRPKKVKLKVGGVTRSLQTKSSSNGESGSGSTAKASHSSDNAQPRQRLVPQESSDEYHSPPLNKKATLKGVPWKDFSKSSFTFGREDMGKTSAKNSNEKHGDKPDAVRKSRRVPKKRVLDGDFDEDDDDEIRYLEKLKTSRFSGYKDLEAQSTRKLQKGVKNENTEDAARRDSRKPRSGDTDYEEEDELSSDGDAEGKKKKQKRDLTELPSENKREIALTTRQRALLSKDAPEVGASQIEFPNGLPPAAPRKQKEKLTEVEQQLKKVEAAQRRRLQNEKAARESEAEAIRKILGQDSSRKKREEKIKKRQEELAQGKATNAQMLTSNTIRTVMGPTGTTVTFPQDLGLPKFFESKPYSYPPPREKCAGPSCTNDYKYRDSKSKLPLCSLECYKAVNEDMHTEKAC; from the exons ATGGAGGGTGCTGGGGCTTCTATAAAAAAGAGGAGAAGCCAAACATCACGTCGACCTAGACCTGAAGGACAACCACTCTCTGATCAATCTCCTTTGTCAGTGGCACCAGGTTCAGATGATATGGGTAAGGTCTCTAGTGATGAGAATATTGGTGATGGAAACTCTGGGGGGAAAATGTTCAATTTGAGTCAGTGTGTGTCGAGATCCTTACCTGTTGGTGGCTCAAATGGTGCTGCAAGTAATGGTACGTGTAATGGAGCAGGAAGTGAGAATAGACCTAAAAAAGTTAAGCTGAAGGTTGGTGGCGTGACACGCTCACTTCAGACTAAATCTAGTTCTAATGGAGAGTCGGGCAGTGGGTCTACAGCAAAAGCCAGTCACTCCTCTGATAATGCCCAGCCACGACAGAGGCTGGTCCCACAG GAAAGTTCTGATGAATACCATTCCCCACCTCTCAATAAGAAAGCGACCTTAAAAGGTGTTCCATGGAAAGATTTCTCTAAAAGTAGTTTCACTTTTGGGAGAGAGGATATGGGGAAGACATCGGCGAAAAATTCCAATGAGAAGCATGGAGATAAGCCGGATGCAGTTCGTAAGAGCAGAAGGGTTCCTAAGAAACGAGTTTTGGATGGGGATTTTGATGAAGATGACGATGATGAGATAAGGTATCTGGAGAAACTGAAGACTTCAAGGTTTTCTGGATATAAGGATCTGGAGGCACAGTCAACCAGAAAATTGCAGAAGGGTGTGAAGAATGAAAATACAGAAGATGCTGCAAGGCGAGATTCTAGGAAACCCAGATCTGGAGACACGGACTATGAAGAGGAAGACGAACTTTCCTCTGATGGCGATGCTGAAGGGAAGAAGAAAAAGCAAAAGAGGGATCTGACAGAGTTACCATCAGAAAACAAGAGAGAGATAGCTCTGACAACTCGTCAACGAGCCCTTCTAAGCAAGGATGCCCCAGAAGTGGGTGCAAGTCAAATTGAGTTCCCAAACGGGTTACCACCGGCTGCACCTCGAA AACAAAAGGAGAAATTAACGGAAGTAGAGCAACAGCTGAAGAAGGTGGAGGCTGCTCAGAGACGTAGATTGCAGAACGAGAAAGCTGCTCGTGAATCAGAG GCAGAGGCGATCAGAAAAATACTCGGTCAAGATTCCAGTAGGAAGAAAAGGGAAGAGAAGATTAAGAAGCGCCAGGAAGAATTAGCACAG GGGAAGGCGACGAATGCTCAAATGCTTACATCAAACACCATCAGGACAGTCATGGGACCTACGGGGACTACTGTCACATTCCCTCAAGACCTGGGCTTGCCCAaatttttcgaatccaaaccTTATAG CTATCCACCTCCTCGGGAGAAATGTGCTGGGCCGTCTTGCACCAATGATTACAAGTACCGCGATTCAAAGTCGAAGCTTCCTCTTTGCAGTTTGGAATGCTACAAGGCTGTTAATGAAGATATGCACACTGAGAAGGCTTGCTAA
- the LOC121802890 gene encoding pectin acetylesterase 11-like → MLNNNSTFNPDFYNWHMFKIFYCDGSSFMSNVEDVDTKHNLTYRGARIYDAMMEELLPIGMGNAKNALLSGTSAGGLATILHCDKFQSLFHKTTRVKFVSDTGFFVHGQDYLD, encoded by the exons ATGCTCAACAACAATTCCACCTTTAATCCcg ATTTCTACAATTGGCATATGTTCAAAATCTTCTACTGTGACGGCTCATCTTTCATGTCCAATGTTGAGGATGTAGACACG AAGCACAACCTGACTTACAGAGGTGCGAGAATATATGATGCCATGATGGAGGAGCTTCTACCAATCGGAATGGGAAATGCTAAAAAT GCTTTATTATCAGGCACTTCGGCAGGTGGATTAGCCACTATTTTACACTGTGATAAGTTTCAATCGTTGTTTCACAAAACAACTAGAGTGAAATTCGTATCTGATACAGGCTTTTTTGTTCATGGGCAAGACTATCTAGATTAA
- the LOC121740831 gene encoding uncharacterized protein LOC121740831 isoform X1: MDQSRGPSMEGAGASIKKRRSQTSRRPRPEGQPLSDQSPLSVAPGSDDMGKVSSDENIGDGNSGGKMFNLSQCVSRSLPVGGSNGAASNGTCNGAGSENRPKKVKLKVGGVTRSLQTKSSSNGESGSGSTAKASHSSDNAQPRQRLVPQESSDEYHSPPLNKKATLKGVPWKDFSKSSFTFGREDMGKTSAKNSNEKHGDKPDAVRKSRRVPKKRVLDGDFDEDDDDEIRYLEKLKTSRFSGYKDLEAQSTRKLQKGVKNENTEDAARRDSRKPRSGDTDYEEEDELSSDGDAEGKKKKQKRDLTELPSENKREIALTTRQRALLSKDAPEVGASQIEFPNGLPPAAPRKQKEKLTEVEQQLKKVEAAQRRRLQNEKAARESEAEAIRKILGQDSSRKKREEKIKKRQEELAQGKATNAQMLTSNTIRTVMGPTGTTVTFPQDLGLPKFFESKPYSYPPPREKCAGPSCTNDYKYRDSKSKLPLCSLECYKAVNEDMHTEKAC, from the exons ATGGATCAATCTAGGGGGCCTTCAATGGAGGGTGCTGGGGCTTCTATAAAAAAGAGGAGAAGCCAAACATCACGTCGACCTAGACCTGAAGGACAACCACTCTCTGATCAATCTCCTTTGTCAGTGGCACCAGGTTCAGATGATATGGGTAAGGTCTCTAGTGATGAGAATATTGGTGATGGAAACTCTGGGGGGAAAATGTTCAATTTGAGTCAGTGTGTGTCGAGATCCTTACCTGTTGGTGGCTCAAATGGTGCTGCAAGTAATGGTACGTGTAATGGAGCAGGAAGTGAGAATAGACCTAAAAAAGTTAAGCTGAAGGTTGGTGGCGTGACACGCTCACTTCAGACTAAATCTAGTTCTAATGGAGAGTCGGGCAGTGGGTCTACAGCAAAAGCCAGTCACTCCTCTGATAATGCCCAGCCACGACAGAGGCTGGTCCCACAG GAAAGTTCTGATGAATACCATTCCCCACCTCTCAATAAGAAAGCGACCTTAAAAGGTGTTCCATGGAAAGATTTCTCTAAAAGTAGTTTCACTTTTGGGAGAGAGGATATGGGGAAGACATCGGCGAAAAATTCCAATGAGAAGCATGGAGATAAGCCGGATGCAGTTCGTAAGAGCAGAAGGGTTCCTAAGAAACGAGTTTTGGATGGGGATTTTGATGAAGATGACGATGATGAGATAAGGTATCTGGAGAAACTGAAGACTTCAAGGTTTTCTGGATATAAGGATCTGGAGGCACAGTCAACCAGAAAATTGCAGAAGGGTGTGAAGAATGAAAATACAGAAGATGCTGCAAGGCGAGATTCTAGGAAACCCAGATCTGGAGACACGGACTATGAAGAGGAAGACGAACTTTCCTCTGATGGCGATGCTGAAGGGAAGAAGAAAAAGCAAAAGAGGGATCTGACAGAGTTACCATCAGAAAACAAGAGAGAGATAGCTCTGACAACTCGTCAACGAGCCCTTCTAAGCAAGGATGCCCCAGAAGTGGGTGCAAGTCAAATTGAGTTCCCAAACGGGTTACCACCGGCTGCACCTCGAA AACAAAAGGAGAAATTAACGGAAGTAGAGCAACAGCTGAAGAAGGTGGAGGCTGCTCAGAGACGTAGATTGCAGAACGAGAAAGCTGCTCGTGAATCAGAG GCAGAGGCGATCAGAAAAATACTCGGTCAAGATTCCAGTAGGAAGAAAAGGGAAGAGAAGATTAAGAAGCGCCAGGAAGAATTAGCACAG GGGAAGGCGACGAATGCTCAAATGCTTACATCAAACACCATCAGGACAGTCATGGGACCTACGGGGACTACTGTCACATTCCCTCAAGACCTGGGCTTGCCCAaatttttcgaatccaaaccTTATAG CTATCCACCTCCTCGGGAGAAATGTGCTGGGCCGTCTTGCACCAATGATTACAAGTACCGCGATTCAAAGTCGAAGCTTCCTCTTTGCAGTTTGGAATGCTACAAGGCTGTTAATGAAGATATGCACACTGAGAAGGCTTGCTAA
- the LOC121796577 gene encoding probable WRKY transcription factor 14 yields the protein MMRNNIEMKGLHQIVGLGENMAKNPLKDLLIQGGTTGAAKKQVERCKTDASMLIITYTSTHNHPDPAPFSLPTTPNQDSETNPDEIEVPPPNSGDDPLNSTSGHAVGGGGEPFEEILQAPGVRYGDDHGCYVLKSEENDFYDELEELPTSSSFTAFMKSGFYEGRIAVNLFFF from the exons ATGATGAGAAACAACATAGAAATGAAGGGCCTTCATCAGATTGTTGGTCTTGGAGAAAATATGGCCAAAAACCCATTAAAGGATCTCCTCATCCAAG GGGGTACTACAGGTGCAGCGAAGAAGCAAGTTGAGAGGTGCAAAACAGATGCATCGATGCTCATCATCACTTACACCTCCACCCACAATCATCCAGACCCCGCCCCTTTCTCTCTCCCCACAACTCCAAATCAAGATTCAGAAACAAACCCAGATGAAATCGAGGTCCCACCACCGAATTCCGGAGACGATCCACTGAATTCCACGTCGGGTCACGCAGTGGGCGGAGGCGGAGAACCCTTTGAGGAAATTCTACAAGCACCTGGAGTGCGGTACGGCGATGATCACGGTTGCTATGTGTTGAAATCGGAGGAGAATGATTTCTACGATGAGCTCGAGGAACTTCCCACTTCCTCCTCCTTCACGGCTTTCATGAAGAGTGGCTTCTATGAGGGAAGAATTGCTGtgaatctcttttttttttaa